AATTAAAAAAAGATTAGATTGGTTCTGTCGCATCTGTCAGAATCAAATATAAGAATTTACGTAATTTAAAAGTTAGCCTGCTAATTTACAGAATGATTTAAACATAGATATCCCTGGTCTAATCATCTGATTCTTTCTAAGCATATGCACAACTTCAATTCCACTCAATGTTCGTCTTGCTGATTCAAAGTTTTTAAAGCCTAACCCGTTTTGTATCCTCCATTTTATAAATCGATGGTCCTGTTCTACAATATTGTTGAGATATTTACACTGCCGAATTTTAATCTTTGAGAACGAACGCTTGTTATAGACTTGGATCGCTGCGGTATTAGAACCGCTTTTATCAATATTTATTACTCGTGGAAGGTAATTATTAGCAATTGCTTTAATTAGAAATGACTGAGCACTCATTCTTTGTCTTCTTCTTGTCAAAAGAAAGTCTACTGTATTGCCTAGTTTATCTACTGCTCTATATAAATAACACCAAATACCTTTTATTTTGATATAAGTTTCATCCAATCTCCAACTTTTACCTACTTTACTTTTTCTCTTCTTCATCTCTGAATCAAGCAAAGGTGTAAACTTAAAAACCCAGCGCTGAATGGTAGCATGATCAACATGAACTCCTCGCATTTTCATGATCTCTTCAACATCCCGATAGCTTAATGTAAACCTAAGCTTAAAATATACTGCCTGCAGTATAATAGATTTCGGATAGCAATGCCCTTTCGTATTCATGAGTTTAAGAATTTAAAAAAGGCAAAGTTAAAACGTATCTAGATGCGACAGAACCCTTTACTGCTGCTATAATAAAAGCTGTAATTTGGAAGAATTGACCCTGCTTGTTTTTTCAGCTTATTATCCCAGGGATACCCCTGCAAATAGTATATTGGCAGAAAGGGAAAATCAGGCTGTAATAATGGAGGCACTAATAATTTTACATGATAAAGGTTATGTTTTTCTAAACTCAGCTGAGGATCATAGTTATTTGACTATAAAAGGAATGATCAAAATAGGGAGCAAAATCCTCTGCAGCTAAAAATCCTTTTCCGCTTACGTATAGGCATCAATAAGTTCTGAATCTGCCGGAATTATTTTCTGACACGGAGCCTCCACATAATGACTCAAAAATTTAAGCCCCTTTCTGCGGCATCTTCGCCAAATTCAGACTTATTAGTTTTATGACTTAATGATGGCGCACGACTACTGCATAAATGAATATGCGAACAAAAACCGGAGTAAGAGTCAAACTGCATTTTTATAATTAGCCAGTCTGTTAAATTCTTTAATTGCTGTATAGTTCAAAACCGAATGCCTTCTTTTTTACTGCACCAGATTCATGCATCAAAATGGACTTATGTCTTTTGCATAACAAAAATTACGGCAATTATCTAAGATATTCGCAAAGTATTTCTTTTGTATGAGAATCGCGGCACAAGAACTGCAGAAGAAAACAGAACCCAGCATTTACAATCTCTGACGGCGGATGGTTCGAATGAACGAGCAGCAACATTTCCAAAAAAATAGTTCTTTACTATACCGCACTGCCATATAAGAATTGCCGCCAGGCTGATGCAGGCATACATTTTCTGATAGTTATTTTCTTAAAAACTTTGCTTTTTATTTCCTACATGGCTAAATATTTAGTACCTTGATAGAAATAATATCACCTATCATGCAAAAAAATAGATATTATGAAGTTTTAGAGATTATTTTAAAACTGTAACAATTAAAATTTAAATTATGAAAAGAATCACATTACTTTTAGCTCTTATTTTTACAGCAGCTTCATCTGCCCAGACCATTACATCTAAACTCGAAGATGCTAACACCGCTCAGTATTCCCTGCTTGAAAAAGTAAATAAATATTATCCGGACATTACCTTGAACAAGGCAGTTACAAATTTCTATGCGGATGGTAAAATAATCGATTCCCAGCAGTCATTCGATTTAAAAGGAACAAAGTTTTC
This is a stretch of genomic DNA from Flavobacterium endoglycinae. It encodes these proteins:
- a CDS encoding IS6 family transposase, with amino-acid sequence MNTKGHCYPKSIILQAVYFKLRFTLSYRDVEEIMKMRGVHVDHATIQRWVFKFTPLLDSEMKKRKSKVGKSWRLDETYIKIKGIWCYLYRAVDKLGNTVDFLLTRRRQRMSAQSFLIKAIANNYLPRVINIDKSGSNTAAIQVYNKRSFSKIKIRQCKYLNNIVEQDHRFIKWRIQNGLGFKNFESARRTLSGIEVVHMLRKNQMIRPGISMFKSFCKLAG